Within the Phaseolus vulgaris cultivar G19833 chromosome 9, P. vulgaris v2.0, whole genome shotgun sequence genome, the region atgaaaacaaaataataatttaggaTGTTGGTTATATTTTTAAGCAAATCATATTCTAATAAAAACATCATTCGTATTAAGATGCTAAGAAAAAAAAGGTAAGCATGTGAAACAAgctaaaatattttagattatcaTCCAATAAAAAAGTACTATATGAAATAAAACtgttaaatttcataataattcttttttaaatcttaaattgatgattcttttaataaaaatacaaaaaaaaaaatatattaacaaaaatacaaattaaactttaaaaacaattataagtgggtgggtgcaaatctcaacttgtaaaataaggttgagttagacttaaagtctatttttttaatatggtataaAGTCATTTATAGTCTACCATAACAAGGTTTGTGATGCTTATCAGGTCACGCGCTATCGATCACCTATAAATATATAACATACACACGAGTTGAAAGATCCCGGCGAGAGAGAATTGTGTTGAAGATCTCATATCAACTATAAGAATATTTCATAGTACATAAGTGAGGGTAAACTTCACCTTATAAGCTAATTTTGTAAggttaaattagatttaaattttattttttacacttTTCTTATATAGTTCATGTTGGTTATAGAATTAAAAAtgcaattattattattattattatgtttaataGTGTTTTTAGTGCTTTTATTTGTCCAtttttttcaattcaattttaaagatattaatttgatttcaattttatttagaaataGTTAATGCAGTCCATTTTCTTAATGTCATTACATTGGCTAACGAGTAAGAGAATGTGTCATGATAATGATTTAACATTGTTTATTGAGGTATTAATTAGACATTTGACAATGCTTTTTTAATTGAACATTAATTACACATTGAAAGTAGATTGTGAGGGGCAAACAATGGGTGAAGTTGGTTGCTGAGATTTGGAGTCGTGATTTTGGGAGAATACAATGGTGGTCGTTGCTTGAAGTTTGAGATTGTGTTTTAATCGTGTGGATTGGTGGAGTTCACTAGTTCTACCTTTACTTCATAAAGTCAGTGACATTTCGTAATTAACTGAGTAATGTTGTGGTGTTTGTTTAGTGTTTAACGATGTGATTAAAATCTTGTGTGGGtagatttttgtttgttttgagaTGTAGTTTATGATTTGTGCATTTTGTGACATAATTAGGATTGTGGTCCACACATAAATGTTTTTTGGTTAGTGTCTCACTATTTGTGTTGTTAGTGTATGTGTCATTGGTTTTGTTTCTAATATTTGTAGTTTATTTGAACATTTTCATATTTGATAAGGTTATTTAGTTATTGTTGGCAATTTAAGATAGATTTTTTTGAAGTTGTGGTCTACCATGGAAAAGTTTGTAATATGAACATAATGAAAGATGATGGTGAGACATCTACATGTTCTTGTGATCGAGATAAATGGATTTATTTTGAAACATTAGGGATTCTTAAAGAAATGGAGTATGTTTCAGCAATGAATTTGTGATATCTATTGATGGAGATGTGTCACAATATAGGTTGCAGTTGTTGGTTAATGACAAAGTGCAATAAATATCATATGCTGAGATTGGGAATGAGCCTTTGCAAGGTCATATAATGAAGAAGATGTTAATGAGCCTATGGATTCagattacattattttattagaGAACTATATGGCATTAGAAATTAGTAATGGGTAAGAACCAGTGAATTTAGCTAAGGTGGGTTTAGGTGATGTGGATTTAGATAATGTGGGGTGAGTTTAGGAGATGATGGTGTAGTTAATGTGTGTTTAATTGGTGATGATTTAGGTGATTTCCAAATGAGTGATGAGACTTTAGCTGGTGAGACCGGTGTGTTGATGAGACTAGACAAGGGTCTTTGGTGGAGATGATGAGGTTGAACAATGTTTTACTAAAAATCCGAATGAGAAAAGGAAAGCGAACCAAATAAGAGTGTTAAGATTTATGAAGATTTTCCTTAGACAGGGGATCCTAATAACTTATCAAATTATGATCCACTTGAGAATCCTATATTGTATGTGAATAACTTTATGATGAAGATACAAAATTAACAAAGAATTATAAGTGGTGTGTAAATTGCCGAGTTGCTTGATAGAGAATTGAATGACGTGAAAAGTGattacaaaagaaaaaggagaaagGGTGGGAGAATCCCTAAAGCAaatgttaaaaattatgaaCTATTGTAAAGATGATCTAAAATATTTGGGATTCTTAAAAAGATAActaatttcattaatatatttgaaactaaaatttattatcATTTGCCATGTTACCTtgacttttttaaaaataaaattagaactaaattcaactttaaaaataatgagattaaagtgaaaaaaaaatattattgaaataggTAAAActataataactttttattggATAAATAGtagattttttataataaacccacgtaataattattaaatattaaatacattttCAATTAACTCAACTGCtaacaaaattgaaataaaattaataaaattaaagtttttatattaaGGCTATAACTttcttattatattaaaataaaatataagaatacttgttttactttttttttatttgtttaatacCCGTTTATGTtcgttggttttctataaatgAATGCTGATTGTATCAACTAAGAAGAGGACAGGAATAGGGATTAGTATAAAGCTGAGAAATTAGATATTCAAATAGTTTACAAGTGAAGAAAGTGGAGAATCTAGAATCTTGTAAAGCATGTCCAAGCAAACAGTAAACACATTCTGTTTTCAAGTTCCTCGTACTCTTCCCCATGTTGGCACTGTCCAAGGCGGCATAGTATCATTATATTCATCTCTCTCTCCGAATATGCTCAAGCATATTATCTTGGTATTGTCTCAACCTTCACAGTGAGAGAAAGATTACTGGTGCTGCTATTTTGGACAGACAAGGCTTGAGAATGCTTCTGTCTTGATTAATTGGACGATAGTTTCTTCAATTCCACTTATCATGTTATTAAGTATGTGTTTTTCTGCATCACCACATTTCGTGTCAAACTTCAAGGTTCAACATCAATCATCACAGTGCTGCTTAGGGAATAGAATAATAGTTTGAGTATGGATAGCCCTCCTATTCCATCTTACGTCGTGGTTGCATGTGATGCCACAAGGGACCGCACTGAACACGAGATCAAACTCGTTGTTGATCATGTTCGGTCCAGTGGTGTCTTTCTCTCAAATGGTGACAAGCTGCTTGTGCTTTGTGTATTGCACAAAGTCTCTCACCCTAGTAAGTGTTAAGATTGCATATTTTTCAATCAGTTTGAGAAAGAGAATGGATCTACTAATGTGTTGAAGATATTATCTCGTTTTATTTCTTCATTCATTTGTTGATCTGCATCAGTTTGTGTGTATATATAGATTGTTCCTTCAATGTGCTGATTACTCATTGCATGACTATTGTGTTCCTCCTTTTGGATTAATAGTGGGGTACCAGACGTTAGCATGTCCCGAGTCTTTTGCTGGAACCAACTTTCGTACAATGGAGGAAGAAGTCAAAAAGAAAGTTGATACATATGCTAGTGAGCTTTTATCAAGTTATGAAGATTTTCAAAGTGAAGGGGTACATTATTAAATGTTCTACACTGAGCTTCCAAAGTACTCTTAACAAATGCATGCTTGTAATTAGTAGCATAACTATACGCAATTGGAACAATGTTTCCAATATTGTTTTCTAGATTGAAGTATATAATAACTACACAATTCATGTGCAGGCTACAATTGAAGTTAAAGTCACCGCAGGATTTCCAATTAAACAGGTTGTTTTACAGGAGATTACAAACTACAATGCATCTTGGATAATACTTGACAGGTATTATTATTCTTTGCTCGTGAATAACCGTTATCCTGCATTTGACAGATTAATGATTTCCATCAGTTAATGGGGatattaacaaataaaattgtCCTATCCTAATGTGGCAATAGGAATATCTAGTAGAGCATAGGTTTACATTTGAAACTTAAAAAAAGATCAGTTTACTTAGTTTCCTGCTTATTTTCCTCTGATGACTGTCAACTTTATTGGGTAAATTCGAACAGACATCTTCGGCGCGACCTGAGATACCACCTTAACAAGTTGCCATGTAAGGTTGCATTGCTTAAAGATGACTTGTCTCTGGAGATTTTGAAATCTCATTATACACAAGACACAAAGGTCACAGcaacaaaatttgtattttctttatcaAAGTTTGTGTCGCTATCAGATTGTCATAGCATTGAAGACATTGAGCACTCTATTGTCTCTTACAAAAGCTATCCCCATTCTATAGTTTCTTCTGATACCAGTGGTACGATTAGGAGCTTTACGAAGCATTCAAGTGGTAACAGGTCGCGCGATTACAATTTCGTATCAGAATTTGGATCCTCTTCTAAGCAAGAAAGATCAGGTGATCAGGAAGCCTGTTTAATTTTTTCAAGCCTGCCTTACAAGTTTTAGGAATTATGCATGCAATCGTTTCTTGTAGTGGTATGGAATCATAGTGTTTGAAAATGAGCATTTTTCACTGGCTCTCAAGAAAATTGATCATCATAAAATTCTTTCTGAAAGTCTTTTTTACACTCCTTgttgaatattttaatatgCTGTTTGGTTGCTTGGGATGGTGTGGAATGGAACGACATGAAGTGATATATATGACACGGGGTGAATCTTGCTGAGAAGTGGATAGAAAgatgaataataaattaatagcaTGTCATACTCCTAAATTGGGGAAAGAAAACTACAACTGTTTGAAATTTAGATTGTTTCAGCTATATATCAGATTAAATGTCAATGCAGTTTATGATTTCCTGTAGTAATTAGTCGTGGACTAATCCTTCTTATTTTTGTAGCTTAAGTATGATTACTTTTTGTTTTGTTCAATAGAAACTTATAATTTGTGTATTTTTATGTTTAGTAACCATGTTACAATTGGTACAGAGTATTTCTCCAATTTGTTAATCTAGAAGATTTGAACCTAAAACCTTATCTATCAAGACAGATTCCAATACCAAATGAACCAACTTGTTGGTTTGTTTTAAGTTCGTTGTACCATTTTAAATCTCGTGTAAAAGTTGAATATAGAAGAGATCGGTGTTTTTGCtggttaaattatttttttcctacCGCATTTATGGTCTATGATGTTTCAAGTTAGTTCTTTGAAATAAATAGGAGTTTTAACTGTGATGCAGACATAAGCACTAAAGGAGAATATAGGTATCTCACTAGTTCTCAGATTGACCAAAAGCAAAACCAAAGTGGCTTTCTGCCAAAACATTCAGATGCACCGCTTCTTTGTACTGGCTGTGGGACAAGAACAGAGTTATCTATCAAAGAGTCAATGAAGTTTAGCTACTCTGACGTACAACTTGCAACAAATGATTTTTCAAAGGATAACTTATTAGGTGAAGGTGGCTATGGTCACGTATACAAGGGCGTGCTTAAAGATGGACAGCAAATTGCGGCAAAGGTAAGGAAAGAAGAAAGTTCACAAGGATTTTCTGAATTTCATTCTGAGGTGTACGTCTTAAGTTTTGCTCGACACAAGAATATAGTGATGCTGTTGGGTTATTGttgcaaagaaaagaaaaacatccTCATTTATGAATATATTTGCAACAAGTCTCTCCATTGGCATTTATTTGGTAAGTTTGTATCTTACTCTGAGTctcaaaaatatattctataCCCTGAGGTTTAATTTTTATGAGAACATTTTTGTAGAAAATGATGCAGCAGTTCTTGAGTGGCACCAGAGGTATGCTATTGCCATTGGAATTGCAAAGGGATTGCGTTTTCTACATGAGGAATGCCGTGGTGGTCCTATTATTCATCGGGACATGCGACCAAGCAATATACTTCTCACCCACGATATTGTTCCCATGGTAAGGCACCATATAAGGGAAGGTTCATGGATAGTGTATAAAAAGTTTTGGTTTCACAACATCCACATAACTCAGTAATTCCATATTTTATCATTTCTATAAGAGGCTTCCTTTTGGTATTCACATTAAAGTGGCATGTTGACTGAAAATGCTTTGATGGCATGAGCTTTCAATTAAGTGGTGTGTTGACTATAAATGCAGCTAGGTGACTTTGGGCTTGCTAAATGGAAGACTGGTAATGAAAGTCCTCAAACAATGATAATGGGCACATTAGGGTGAGAATTTGTTCAAGTTTTTGTTTACTATAACTTCCTTGACCATATGCTTCTGaattcaaaacataaaaaataaaagaaagaatgcTTTTTGTGATTGTAGATACCTTGCTCCTGAGTATGCTGAGGATGGTATTGTTTCTGAGGGAACAGATGTGTATTCTTATGGCATTATCCTGTTACAATTGATATCGGGACGCCAGGTTGGGAATTCCAACAATCCAGAACAACAACAATCTCTCCGACAATGGGTATCTTTGATTGTTTACGTCTTTAGATATATTCAAAACCATTGAAAGAAACTTTACATGTTTGCAGTATCAATATCAACATCAATCACTGACCTTGATAAATAATATTACGTGTGGAAACATTAGGCTGAGCCAATGATAGAGAAGTTGGCCTTACATGAACTGATTGACACTCGTCTAGGGGAATCTTATGACACGTATGAACTCTACCTCATTGCTAAAGCAGCATACTTCTGTGTGCAAAGGAAGCCTGAGATGCGTCCATCAATGGGAGAGGTACTTAATTCAACCTCGTTATTACTTTCAccaacttttttgtttttatttacaaCATCAACATCTAACATTAATGTTCATAAGAGAGGAGGATCTGCACACTCTTTCAAATATATTGCAAATTACAATAAATATCAGCTTGTTCTTCATCAGGTTGTGCGACTTCTTGAGGGAGAAAGTAGCCACTTCCACTCCttggaagaacaatttgtaCCTAATTTTAACGGCTAAGCTCATCTGCATACTGTGTTTGTAGTCACtttattctctttttctttttgtgtaCTTTGCAGAAACTTTGGTTTGGTTTCTCCCATTTTTTTGTGCTTCGGAGATATTTAATGCGCCAGTTTAATGTCTTTTATGTTATTGGTGGTGTGTTTAATTCGTCTCATTTACCTTAcaactcattttattaattttataatcaatACTTTAATTCAATaacttattaatttaatattttattattatttaagataACAATTTttccataataataataataaaaaaaaagaaccaTTTTTAACTGATGTCATCCATTATTTTGAGAGATAGAAAGAAGGTATCCCACTTCTTATATGatctaatattatataaaaaattatattttcaaattttatactGAATAAATACTCACTTCacagttttattttaataatgtatatcaagaatttaatttaaaaaaatagaaaaatataattaaaattttattataactgTTTATCAAATTGTTGTTTTCTTATAATGGGTTGTGAAATTATCAATGCTCTTATTATATATACCAAGAGAGCTTTCTTTACTCCATGGATTGGTCACTTGAAAAACATAAGTGCATAGGATACTAACCTCTAGACAGCACATTTTAGAGAGACAAGATACTTTGACCTCTGCACTACACATATAAAGAGACAAAACATTTTGATTGTGATTATATTTCATATCAAATATTTCGTTCTCATTCGATTCTTGACCCAAGTTTGTAAGAAAATGTTGTAATCTCACAAGGGAAGAGAAACTTTTGGTAGAGTGGTTAAAACAAAAACGTTTATTGATTAATTATCTGATTAGAAATGAAGATGAGGTTCTATATAAGTCAAATGACAGAGAAACAAAAACTAGTTATTATTTGGTTCGTTCAGTCACTTTGGCAGGAAGATGAGAATGaaattgtaattattaataatattattataatttttatggaGATAAATATGAGCTCTAAGGAGAGTTGGAATGGGAGAAGTTGTAGGATTTGGAAGAGTGTTGGCATAGTGGAAGGAGAAGTGTGAAAATTGACTAGATCAAAAGTTACAAACATTTGGGAATAATTTGTGGATTCCATTATCAACATTGATGCAATTGCTTTCACGGAACATCGTCTATTAGGATTGGTGGAGGGAGATGGTACTGTAGAAAGTTGAATCAACTACCCCCAAACACCAAACCCAATTATGATTCTTGTGATGGACAGCTTCTTCCTGGAACTCAATATTTGGGTTTGATTCTTGTGATGGAGACCTTCTTCCTCCAACTCCATAATTTCAATGAAAGTGAATTTGAGAGAGGATTTGAGCGCAGTCGATGTGACGAGAGTATTTGTATAATACTAGTGCAAATACCACTTTTTACAACTCACATGTTAGGTTGATTAAATAAGAATtggtataaataaaaatacaatgatgtttttaaaaaaatatatttgacacatattacatcggttatcGGTTGGACTatctaaccggtgtaatatgtccTGCTTAgagaatttttttaagaattttatctTTGGGAttatatataacatttgtgGGATAGATGAACTAGTGTTATATGTTATTCtcagattaaaaaaatgagaagttttaaaaatgatatataacACCAATTTCTCTATCCAACCGGTGTTATATGTCATTCTTAGAGTAAAAAAAGGTTTAAGttaataaaaagatatattacACTAGTTATTATTCATAATCGGTGTCATATATGTTTTTACCCTATTTTCTTGGTTCGCTCCCTTACTCTCTATTTGTGTTATTCTAAGTTTTCTTGCTCAAGAGTTCATTTTGCTTCTTCCAGTCGCTACCTCCTCTGCTCCCCCCACTACTTCTCTCTTATTTCATTCTCTTCGTCGTGAGAGCATCCACACTGAACATAATTCTTCCATTCACGCTTCTATGTTATTTTGTTGCCACTTTTGTCGTCGCTCTTGTCGTCTTTGTCGTCGCCACAACTCCGTTAATGTTCACGCTCTAGGTtagtcttttatttttaaatattttaattttaattttaattattatttggtttacaattatttatatagataattagttttattatattgtatttggaatatattgtattatgttttaaattggATAATTGTGATATGTTGAACGTCTTGGTATTGGGTCCGGGGGTGATCGACCCTCGACAATGTGTATTGTGTATTATGTTTGaaatataatgtattatattttaatttttaaattgttcttttaatttttatatgttgaaCTCTTGGGTATTGAGTTTAGGTTTTAGGGTTTAATATGTGACTCTAGAGcccatatttttaaatattttattcggATTTTGGTACATATCAGAACAATTTTTATAACCGATGTTGACATTTTACATCGTTGAGATCTACATTAGTGATGAAACGAGTTTTATATGTCTCCTAGAACCGGTGTTATTATATACGTTTTCTGCACTAGTGTAAGAGTAGGTAAGctaagttttttcttttttaaatctCATTTTCGCACCTTATTTTCACACCACCATTTTTGGAccttatgtaaaaaaaaattgtgttgtgttgtgttgaaGTCAAACTCTATAAACTGAAAATATAACGTTGTTGAGAAACATACCCATTTGCACAATTTGGTATGATTTTTCTTTAAACAAACTAGATTATACACCTCATTTTTTTAAACACATACTGAATTGGTCCATTCGGTATACAAAATTGGATCCAATATTGTATATCTAATAACACAATTTGGTATGTAAATTTACAACACATACCAGATTGATCCATTCGGTTTACAATACTAGATTCAGTTTTGTATG harbors:
- the LOC137822878 gene encoding serine/threonine-protein kinase CDG1-like isoform X2, with amino-acid sequence MDSPPIPSYVVVACDATRDRTEHEIKLVVDHVRSSGVFLSNGDKLLVLCVLHKVSHPMGYQTLACPESFAGTNFRTMEEEVKKKVDTYASELLSSYEDFQSEGATIEVKVTAGFPIKQVVLQEITNYNASWIILDRHLRRDLRYHLNKLPCKVALLKDDLSLEILKSHYTQDTKVTATKFVFSLSKFVSLSDCHSIEDIEHSIVSYKSYPHSIVSSDTSGTIRSFTKHSSGNRSRDYNFVSEFGSSSKQERSDISTKGEYRYLTSSQIDQKQNQSGFLPKHSDAPLLCTGCGTRTELSIKESMKFSYSDVQLATNDFSKDNLLGEGGYGHVYKGVLKDGQQIAAKVRKEESSQGFSEFHSEVYVLSFARHKNIVMLLGYCCKEKKNILIYEYICNKSLHWHLFENDAAVLEWHQRYAIAIGIAKGLRFLHEECRGGPIIHRDMRPSNILLTHDIVPMLGDFGLAKWKTGNESPQTMIMGTLGYLAPEYAEDGIVSEGTDVYSYGIILLQLISGRQVGNSNNPEQQQSLRQWAEPMIEKLALHELIDTRLGESYDTYELYLIAKAAYFCVQRKPEMRPSMGEVVRLLEGESSHFHSLEEQFVPNFNG
- the LOC137822878 gene encoding serine/threonine-protein kinase CDG1-like isoform X1, which encodes MDSPPIPSYVVVACDATRDRTEHEIKLVVDHVRSSGVFLSNGDKLLVLCVLHKVSHPMGYQTLACPESFAGTNFRTMEEEVKKKVDTYASELLSSYEDFQSEGATIEVKVTAGFPIKQVVLQEITNYNASWIILDRHLRRDLRYHLNKLPCKVALLKDDLSLEILKSHYTQDTKVTATKFVFSLSKFVSLSDCHSIEDIEHSIVSYKSYPHSIVSSDTSGTIRSFTKHSSGNRSRDYNFVSEFGSSSKQERSDISTKGEYRYLTSSQIDQKQNQSGFLPKHSDAPLLCTGCGTRTELSIKESMKFSYSDVQLATNDFSKDNLLGEGGYGHVYKGVLKDGQQIAAKVRKEESSQGFSEFHSEVYVLSFARHKNIVMLLGYCCKEKKNILIYEYICNKSLHWHLFENDAAVLEWHQRYAIAIGIAKGLRFLHEECRGGPIIHRDMRPSNILLTHDIVPMLGDFGLAKWKTGNESPQTMIMGTLGYLAPEYAEDGIVSEGTDVYSYGIILLQLISGRQVGNSNNPEQQQSLRQWAEPMIEKLALHELIDTRLGESYDTYELYLIAKAAYFCVQRKPEMRPSMGELVLHQVVRLLEGESSHFHSLEEQFVPNFNG